One stretch of Pontiella desulfatans DNA includes these proteins:
- a CDS encoding glycoside hydrolase family protein yields the protein MNVLKVMLMGVAITACSVSAGASDWNMDLSDRLGVVPVDGGFKQEGYWVWGSSIVKGDDGKYHMYVSRWPKSLKFHPGWMVASEIVHAVSDTAVGPYAFSDVALGKRHPQYWDGCTQHNPKVFRHGDTYILFYTGSTHPFDDAVNHPDEVVLNSKYSIVGRSNKRIGVATAKSPYGPWTRMDAPVLDTKPGTFYSFLTSNPTPIINNDGSVLLIFKSRKHNDQFPYHSDMMLGVAKAPHFTGPYTVAMDEPIFSETRFGVVEDPYLWKDESGYHMLAKDMKGKIAGKHHAGIVAHSKDGLNWEIGEHPLAYTKHIKWDDGTEGEMGQLERVQGLIEDGVLTHLSFAVMDGPGGFGNGKNTWNIVVPIKPE from the coding sequence ATGAACGTATTAAAAGTCATGTTGATGGGTGTCGCGATTACTGCTTGCTCCGTATCTGCGGGTGCCAGCGATTGGAACATGGACCTGAGCGACCGCCTGGGTGTGGTGCCGGTGGACGGCGGATTTAAGCAGGAGGGCTACTGGGTCTGGGGCAGCTCCATCGTTAAGGGCGATGACGGGAAATACCACATGTATGTTTCGCGCTGGCCGAAGTCGCTCAAGTTTCATCCGGGTTGGATGGTGGCCTCGGAGATTGTCCATGCGGTCTCGGACACCGCGGTCGGGCCGTATGCGTTCAGCGACGTTGCCCTGGGCAAGCGGCATCCGCAGTATTGGGACGGATGCACACAGCACAACCCGAAGGTGTTCCGTCATGGGGATACCTATATCCTGTTTTACACGGGTTCAACCCATCCGTTCGATGATGCCGTGAACCATCCGGATGAAGTTGTTTTGAATTCAAAATATTCCATTGTCGGCCGCTCCAATAAACGCATCGGCGTTGCAACGGCAAAAAGCCCGTACGGCCCGTGGACGCGGATGGATGCGCCGGTGCTGGATACGAAGCCGGGCACCTTTTACAGCTTCCTGACCTCCAACCCAACCCCCATCATTAACAACGACGGCAGCGTGCTGCTGATCTTCAAGTCGCGAAAGCACAACGACCAGTTTCCGTATCACAGCGACATGATGCTGGGCGTGGCCAAGGCACCGCATTTCACCGGCCCCTATACCGTCGCGATGGATGAGCCGATCTTCAGCGAAACGCGGTTTGGCGTGGTGGAAGATCCCTACCTCTGGAAAGACGAAAGCGGCTATCACATGCTGGCCAAGGATATGAAGGGGAAGATTGCCGGAAAACATCATGCCGGTATCGTGGCCCACTCCAAGGATGGATTGAACTGGGAGATCGGCGAACATCCGCTGGCCTACACGAAACACATCAAATGGGATGACGGCACCGAAGGCGAAATGGGGCAACTCGAACGCGTGCAGGGCTTGATTGAAGACGGTGTGCTGACCCACCTGAGTTTTGCCGTGATGGACGGCCCGGGCGGTTTCGGGAATGGTAAAAACACCTGGAACATTGTGGTGCCGATCAAGCCGGAATAA
- a CDS encoding heparinase II/III domain-containing protein, whose protein sequence is MNRSVIASGILMLALAAGAGHPQLLTTAEQHEAIRRKVATVDWAKSAFAKLQERIDGYVAQTAADPQWAVSRLAMNWDTHYVTPITEGSRTIKGEGRAEVPTPRFAGARDWKTDYVRQTPIENLKPFNDKDGKICLVNETTGQEEWVDPSITGHAIERINNEIMALAADAAFLYWVTGNKAYADFAAPILWTYMNGLAHTKKPVILDENGGPHRIIGTASYEVIHDGILHSIAVAYDYLYDYIRSDDSMDGTVVEMGIKRFVDRIIEGGGRTGNWNLHQAKKIAYGGMVLGSNEAYADLKGRQYYIDIALNADLPNQWGVTHVIREGYDQETAIWPEAPGYAFDTTANIIEIVSLLSTDPDGRKALENPLLKKAVLDQRKQTYPPGYSHAMGDTSYARVDARAGELMLSWALSQGDQEAIEAFSALLQGEVASGKYDRNSQESLLALTRYAAELPKAHPEVLKKTPTYFAEPVNLVMLENRSGNGDARYALGAAMFGTKGGHMHANGLAVELYGAGYVLGFDSGRGSSYWQPDHGDYYSKAPAHNTVIVNGTSSYARHGRDTIAMQVEAVEPAFDQPAENEHLTYLTASFRHTKPAASQQRTLALVRIDDTTAFYFDVFRSKTDKADPDQYHDWFYHGMADAMDVKALSLKPSKQLTSKRGNMKGYDYFTEEKSTETDSPVKATFPLHIEGNEVAMDVWMLAEEGRRVYSVMAPANRGARHYVDEQYWDRLQPTLVVRQMGEAWERPFVAVYEPSLQADGTKIRSVKQVGADRWRVGGEGWSAVLSLDGAKLGLEVEHGK, encoded by the coding sequence ATGAATCGTAGTGTAATCGCATCGGGAATTTTGATGTTGGCCTTGGCGGCGGGCGCTGGGCATCCACAACTGTTGACCACGGCGGAGCAGCACGAGGCCATCCGCCGGAAAGTGGCGACGGTTGATTGGGCGAAGTCGGCGTTTGCCAAGTTGCAGGAGCGCATTGACGGCTATGTGGCCCAAACGGCCGCCGATCCGCAGTGGGCGGTTTCGCGTTTGGCGATGAACTGGGATACGCACTATGTTACGCCGATTACGGAAGGTTCGCGCACCATCAAAGGCGAAGGCCGTGCCGAAGTGCCGACGCCACGCTTTGCCGGCGCGCGCGATTGGAAGACCGACTATGTCCGCCAGACGCCGATTGAAAACCTCAAGCCGTTCAACGACAAGGATGGCAAGATTTGCCTGGTCAACGAAACGACCGGCCAGGAGGAGTGGGTAGACCCCTCCATCACCGGCCACGCCATTGAGCGGATCAACAACGAGATCATGGCGCTGGCCGCCGACGCCGCGTTCCTCTATTGGGTGACGGGCAACAAGGCGTATGCCGACTTTGCCGCGCCGATTCTATGGACCTACATGAACGGTTTGGCGCACACGAAGAAGCCGGTCATCCTGGATGAAAATGGCGGGCCCCACAGGATCATAGGAACCGCTTCCTATGAGGTGATCCACGACGGGATCCTGCACAGCATCGCCGTGGCCTACGATTATCTGTACGACTACATCCGGTCTGATGATTCCATGGATGGAACCGTGGTCGAGATGGGCATCAAGCGTTTTGTGGATCGCATCATCGAGGGGGGCGGGCGCACGGGCAACTGGAACCTGCACCAGGCCAAGAAGATTGCCTACGGCGGAATGGTGCTGGGCTCGAATGAAGCCTATGCCGATCTGAAAGGGCGGCAATACTACATCGATATTGCACTGAACGCCGACCTGCCGAACCAATGGGGCGTTACCCATGTGATTCGCGAGGGCTACGACCAGGAAACGGCTATTTGGCCGGAGGCCCCGGGCTATGCGTTCGACACCACCGCCAACATCATCGAGATTGTTTCGTTGCTGTCGACCGATCCCGACGGGCGCAAGGCGCTCGAAAATCCGTTGCTCAAGAAGGCGGTGCTCGATCAGCGCAAGCAGACCTATCCGCCGGGCTATTCCCATGCGATGGGCGACACCAGCTATGCGCGCGTCGATGCCCGTGCCGGCGAGCTGATGCTGAGCTGGGCGTTGAGCCAGGGAGACCAGGAAGCGATCGAGGCGTTTTCCGCCTTGCTGCAGGGCGAGGTGGCGTCCGGGAAGTATGATCGCAATTCCCAGGAGAGCCTGCTGGCCTTGACCCGTTATGCGGCCGAGCTGCCGAAGGCCCATCCCGAGGTGCTGAAAAAGACGCCGACCTATTTTGCCGAGCCGGTCAACCTGGTGATGCTGGAAAACCGTTCAGGAAACGGCGATGCCCGCTATGCGCTGGGGGCCGCCATGTTTGGCACCAAGGGCGGCCACATGCACGCCAACGGGCTTGCGGTCGAGCTTTATGGCGCGGGCTATGTGCTGGGCTTCGACTCCGGGCGCGGTAGCAGCTATTGGCAACCCGACCATGGCGACTATTATTCAAAGGCGCCGGCGCATAACACGGTGATCGTTAACGGGACGTCGAGTTACGCGCGCCATGGAAGGGATACGATCGCGATGCAGGTCGAGGCGGTCGAACCGGCCTTTGACCAGCCCGCGGAAAACGAGCACCTGACCTATCTCACCGCGAGTTTCAGGCACACGAAGCCCGCTGCCAGCCAGCAGCGCACACTGGCTCTCGTTCGGATCGACGACACCACCGCATTCTATTTTGATGTCTTCCGTTCAAAAACGGATAAAGCGGATCCCGACCAGTACCACGACTGGTTCTACCACGGCATGGCCGACGCGATGGACGTGAAGGCGTTGTCGCTGAAGCCGAGCAAGCAGCTCACTTCCAAGCGCGGGAATATGAAGGGCTACGATTATTTCACGGAAGAGAAATCGACCGAAACCGATTCACCGGTCAAGGCGACGTTCCCGCTGCATATCGAGGGGAACGAGGTTGCGATGGATGTCTGGATGCTCGCGGAGGAGGGCCGCCGTGTTTATTCGGTGATGGCTCCGGCCAACCGCGGCGCCCGCCACTACGTTGACGAACAATATTGGGATCGACTTCAGCCGACCCTGGTGGTGCGCCAGATGGGCGAAGCGTGGGAGCGTCCGTTCGTCGCGGTTTATGAACCCTCATTGCAGGCGGATGGCACGAAGATCCGTTCGGTGAAGCAGGTCGGTGCGGACCGCTGGCGGGTGGGCGGCGAGGGGTGGTCGGCCGTGCTGTCGCTCGATGGAGCCAAGCTGGGGCTGGAGGTTGAACATGGGAAATAG
- a CDS encoding DUF6250 domain-containing protein, with the protein MKLVKFMLLGILAGALAGCRSTKVEEAPAVVVAGHGKAAFTVGEKLYETDFSSSEGWVVQVEQKGEPGKEWIRFGDHMLDLCMPARGCTAWLTKKFQGPIAIVYQVKCPLEWIDGDAIQARDINNFWHCSHPGDAEKIFDAELYHGGFGSYSKMQGYYASTGGGAHEGNHTTRFRRYPREVDGKPYPHIALNDRDDQEGYLITPGAWHTVQLVACNGLVQYIVDGKVVYEIKEGDSIDIETPDKGKVTKPYSLKEFPAYVEGYFGFRLVRTHHQYRNLKIYRLDPK; encoded by the coding sequence ATGAAGTTGGTTAAGTTCATGTTGCTGGGGATTCTGGCGGGGGCGTTGGCCGGGTGCCGAAGCACGAAGGTGGAGGAGGCTCCCGCAGTGGTTGTGGCGGGCCATGGCAAGGCGGCCTTCACGGTTGGGGAAAAGCTCTACGAGACGGATTTCAGTTCTTCGGAAGGCTGGGTGGTGCAGGTTGAGCAGAAGGGCGAGCCTGGCAAGGAGTGGATCCGGTTCGGCGACCATATGCTGGACCTGTGCATGCCGGCGCGCGGTTGCACCGCGTGGCTGACGAAAAAGTTCCAAGGGCCGATTGCGATCGTGTACCAGGTGAAGTGTCCGTTGGAGTGGATCGATGGCGACGCCATCCAGGCGCGCGATATCAACAATTTCTGGCACTGCTCGCACCCCGGCGACGCCGAAAAAATCTTCGATGCCGAGCTCTACCACGGCGGGTTCGGCAGCTATTCCAAGATGCAGGGCTACTATGCCAGCACCGGGGGCGGGGCACACGAGGGGAATCATACCACGCGCTTCCGCCGCTATCCGCGCGAAGTGGACGGCAAGCCCTATCCGCACATTGCGCTCAATGATCGCGACGATCAGGAAGGCTATCTGATTACGCCCGGCGCATGGCACACCGTTCAGCTGGTTGCCTGCAACGGGCTGGTGCAGTACATCGTGGACGGCAAGGTGGTTTACGAGATCAAGGAGGGCGACTCCATCGATATTGAAACCCCCGACAAGGGCAAGGTGACCAAGCCGTATTCGCTGAAGGAATTCCCGGCCTATGTGGAAGGCTATTTCGGCTTCCGCCTGGTGCGGACGCATCACCAGTACAGGAACCTGAAAATCTACCGGTTGGATCCGAAATAA
- a CDS encoding COG1470 family protein → MKFLSVFLAMVFPLMTMADLRMDVGRSDLSDWTGVSTVGKNEAGVESGKPVSYTYQNQNRVYPGLMRDFYGDAADWYGYAGLSFELFLDKPSTAEVTATFKADPVDHMELNPASTATVLVTGQGWKTVYLPWDLFDVNAAQLGNALQAVKELELTATSAENSELKIRNVRVVKGELVSVQSPVQGRATEAGGSVHYELRVGNTSDSKLGVRLHVEKTGWESMVVSLETSTLELEPGEEKTVAVEVAIPASLPAGAREKQIIKAIPNGLGAASGTIAFFTAVRVPTPNIVFTADQWQAVKDKVANHDWAKKELTECEKAASGWKVPEAKFDPADPQQPLFHKTHADPLKTCGIAYQLTGKQEYAEKVANLLRRLVREEDGYPVTLRGGNMSFVGEGVFFQGVARAYDMVRDSGLLTDEDHRLVEQTFRLFIHRTIKGNTRGAISNWNVAELTAACYCALALQDWHLVEQLLESPSGIYAQIYHGIMGDGWWYECAVGYNTWVASEFSEIAIALEPWGINLKDRKFPIGTTPYFSLQASRRVAGLHGMAFEKWGSINQNHIGIKDMWDAVIPFLDYRGVIFAVNDAKEDKVTGKPYELAYYLYGDPEYAAVIKRGDSRDLLYGVPELPDVTSEKMTQSAYADNIGAVMLRSQTPGREQREQIQAVLHYGSHGGHHGHFDRLNLISMMRYGRSFYNPEMFWYGYQSYLYKFLVQTSMTKNMVVVDQKQQEPKESFRTFYYEGDMMQASAVESISRWSHPPYGGMTYSGKEGMTFKEKSEEENRSLFVPADAPEYGRCTGFTEDITQRRLMVMMDDYVVLADYLKGDEEHTFDWLMQIKGFQGLKGDTVEKVRHTGQMNKDPLGAAQFITDCDWYKTEGTSRATFKTLWGEGADNEGARMPNSEDGVLMIDVFNAWPQSNEIMVATASESFGVNKRVWYKVKADGETLDDGSTGAWVLGAKPIEVNISGKNELVLTTRTEKPRNNTIFWGDAKLILNDGSEVLLASLPVKYDNILMPPAKGRDYYNGPIKIEGVPMQDSIPGMPENSKESGSITLDLSGMGAVAFKATLGGDFPLGGETQRRKTMAVRSKGKDAHFLSVLEPYESESMIKSVSAKSAHELVVELTDGRTQEITISGFDAHPQAVKVSVRESCNGQSVREEHTH, encoded by the coding sequence ATGAAATTTTTATCTGTTTTTCTAGCGATGGTTTTCCCATTGATGACGATGGCGGATTTGCGAATGGATGTTGGGCGTTCCGATTTGTCGGATTGGACGGGTGTTTCCACTGTCGGAAAAAATGAAGCGGGAGTGGAGAGCGGTAAGCCGGTTTCCTATACCTACCAAAACCAGAACCGGGTCTATCCGGGACTGATGCGCGATTTCTACGGCGATGCCGCGGACTGGTACGGCTATGCCGGACTCTCCTTCGAGCTATTTCTCGATAAGCCTTCCACCGCCGAGGTGACCGCAACGTTCAAGGCCGATCCGGTGGATCACATGGAGCTGAACCCGGCCTCGACCGCCACGGTGTTGGTTACGGGGCAGGGGTGGAAAACCGTTTATCTTCCGTGGGATTTGTTCGACGTCAACGCGGCCCAGCTCGGCAACGCGCTACAGGCCGTGAAGGAGCTGGAGCTCACCGCAACGTCGGCGGAAAACAGCGAGCTGAAAATCCGCAATGTGCGGGTGGTCAAAGGCGAGCTGGTTTCCGTTCAATCCCCGGTTCAGGGACGCGCAACGGAGGCGGGCGGTTCGGTGCACTATGAACTGCGCGTCGGGAACACTTCGGACAGCAAGCTGGGTGTCCGGCTGCATGTTGAAAAAACAGGCTGGGAGTCGATGGTCGTTTCGCTCGAAACCTCCACGCTGGAGTTGGAGCCGGGCGAAGAGAAAACGGTTGCGGTCGAGGTGGCCATTCCCGCATCGCTTCCGGCTGGGGCCCGCGAGAAACAGATCATCAAGGCCATCCCGAATGGCCTGGGCGCCGCGTCGGGAACCATCGCGTTTTTCACTGCGGTTCGCGTTCCAACCCCCAACATCGTCTTCACCGCCGACCAATGGCAGGCAGTGAAGGACAAGGTGGCCAACCATGACTGGGCCAAGAAGGAATTGACGGAATGCGAGAAGGCGGCTTCCGGATGGAAGGTTCCGGAGGCTAAGTTTGATCCGGCCGATCCGCAGCAGCCGCTGTTCCATAAAACCCACGCTGATCCGCTCAAGACGTGCGGCATCGCCTATCAATTGACCGGCAAGCAGGAGTATGCGGAAAAGGTGGCCAACCTGCTGCGTCGCCTCGTCCGTGAGGAAGACGGCTATCCGGTAACGCTCCGTGGCGGCAATATGTCGTTTGTGGGCGAGGGGGTCTTTTTCCAGGGCGTGGCGCGCGCCTACGACATGGTGCGCGATTCCGGCCTGTTGACGGATGAAGACCACCGGCTGGTCGAGCAAACCTTTCGGCTTTTTATCCACCGCACCATCAAGGGCAACACGCGCGGCGCCATCAGCAATTGGAACGTGGCCGAGTTGACGGCGGCATGCTACTGCGCCCTGGCGTTGCAGGACTGGCACTTGGTCGAGCAGCTGCTGGAATCCCCGTCGGGGATCTATGCGCAGATCTATCACGGCATCATGGGCGATGGCTGGTGGTATGAGTGCGCGGTGGGCTACAACACCTGGGTGGCCAGCGAATTTTCCGAAATCGCGATTGCGCTGGAGCCGTGGGGCATCAACCTGAAGGATCGCAAGTTCCCGATCGGCACAACGCCGTATTTCTCGCTGCAGGCGAGCCGCCGCGTGGCCGGGCTGCACGGCATGGCGTTCGAGAAGTGGGGCTCGATCAATCAAAACCATATCGGCATCAAGGATATGTGGGATGCCGTAATTCCTTTCCTCGATTACCGCGGGGTGATCTTTGCCGTGAACGATGCCAAGGAAGACAAAGTGACCGGAAAACCGTATGAGCTGGCCTACTACCTCTATGGCGACCCGGAATATGCGGCGGTGATCAAGCGCGGTGACTCGCGCGACCTGCTCTACGGGGTGCCCGAGCTGCCGGATGTGACGTCGGAAAAAATGACGCAGTCGGCCTATGCCGACAACATTGGCGCCGTGATGCTGCGTTCGCAGACCCCGGGCCGCGAACAGCGCGAGCAGATCCAGGCCGTGCTGCACTATGGCTCGCATGGCGGGCACCATGGCCACTTCGACCGGCTCAACCTCATCAGCATGATGCGCTACGGCCGCAGCTTCTATAACCCCGAAATGTTTTGGTACGGGTATCAATCCTACCTCTACAAATTCCTCGTCCAGACCTCCATGACCAAAAACATGGTGGTGGTCGACCAGAAGCAGCAGGAGCCGAAGGAGAGTTTCCGCACGTTCTATTACGAAGGCGACATGATGCAGGCCTCCGCCGTCGAAAGCATCTCGCGCTGGAGCCATCCGCCCTACGGGGGCATGACCTACTCCGGCAAGGAAGGCATGACCTTCAAGGAAAAGTCGGAGGAGGAAAACCGCTCCCTGTTCGTGCCGGCGGACGCGCCGGAATACGGCCGTTGCACCGGCTTCACCGAAGACATCACCCAGCGCCGCCTGATGGTCATGATGGACGACTATGTGGTGCTGGCCGACTATCTGAAAGGCGACGAAGAACACACCTTCGACTGGCTGATGCAGATCAAGGGGTTCCAAGGTTTGAAGGGCGACACGGTTGAAAAGGTGCGCCACACCGGCCAGATGAACAAGGACCCGCTGGGGGCGGCGCAATTCATTACCGATTGCGACTGGTACAAGACCGAGGGCACTTCGCGCGCAACCTTCAAGACGCTGTGGGGCGAAGGGGCCGACAACGAAGGCGCCCGCATGCCGAACAGCGAGGACGGCGTACTCATGATCGACGTGTTCAATGCCTGGCCGCAGAGCAACGAAATCATGGTTGCGACGGCCTCCGAAAGCTTCGGCGTGAATAAGCGCGTTTGGTATAAGGTGAAGGCCGATGGCGAAACGTTGGATGACGGGAGTACGGGAGCCTGGGTGCTGGGGGCCAAACCCATTGAGGTCAACATTTCCGGCAAGAACGAGCTGGTGCTGACCACCCGGACCGAAAAGCCGCGCAACAACACCATCTTCTGGGGCGATGCCAAGCTGATCCTGAACGATGGTTCCGAAGTGTTGCTCGCCTCCCTGCCGGTGAAGTACGACAACATCCTGATGCCGCCGGCCAAGGGGCGGGACTACTACAACGGGCCGATCAAGATCGAGGGCGTGCCGATGCAGGATTCCATTCCGGGCATGCCGGAAAACAGCAAGGAGTCCGGCAGCATCACCCTCGACCTTTCCGGCATGGGAGCGGTCGCCTTCAAGGCGACGCTGGGCGGCGATTTCCCGCTGGGCGGCGAAACCCAGCGCCGCAAAACCATGGCGGTTCGAAGCAAAGGAAAAGACGCCCACTTCCTCTCCGTCCTCGAACCCTATGAATCCGAATCGATGATCAAGTCGGTGTCGGCGAAAAGTGCCCATGAGCTGGTCGTTGAACTCACGGACGGCCGTACGCAGGAAATCACGATTTCCGGATTCGATGCGCACCCCCAGGCCGTAAAGGTTTCCGTGCGTGAAAGCTGCAACGGCCAATCCGTCCGAGAAGAGCACACGCATTAG
- a CDS encoding fibronectin type III domain-containing protein produces the protein MKKRHLVVVGAVAMACATQTAKAQFFTNDLTDAASVALDFNEYISSYSNAVWSYTNGYMVTDSGTTNTVLEGGAIIDWVTEDTDTARSYLGTIHSNWLGKSWTAHIGMEAPNAEKPYYFFGLGNPQPNEAGNRYHEPRNADTVYLKFQTGNRNSKVGVFNDNGTTLYDTGAWRGDPGYDLWMTYNHINKTIQFDLDDWNGGRYSDIDLSTPEISIDGQFSDTNVVHIFFGSNAKVCFRDFDVVEIDAETPPAIPQNVYTVISNMAVEVKWEAAGGADSYDVKRTTDSGSNYVTLATGVTDLSYVDATVETNELYHYVVSATNQFGASDLSAEATGKGLPYDIIGPPSSYGEGSALDMDNLFDGDPAVFADTTVAGSWAGLDLGSAQQVVQIDYVLRNWNPHAVNNGTNGTFEGSNDPDFLTGVEILHTIPTNVATYPTVNSITITNASSFRYVRAKGRTANPDAKPLYFLAEIDFITSENIQSTTNGTLYSWLDSFYDVDTLFGGDYEAADLSDTDLDGHLAWEEHIAGTIPTDSSSVLKVTSVTSDGGDYVITWQSVAGKSYSIRTNLNLVVGTPGIAADGILGAAGETSVTSSIPSASSVFYEIIVE, from the coding sequence ATGAAAAAGAGACATCTAGTAGTAGTTGGCGCGGTGGCAATGGCATGCGCAACCCAGACGGCAAAGGCGCAGTTTTTCACGAACGACCTGACGGACGCGGCCAGCGTGGCGTTGGACTTCAATGAATATATTTCGTCCTACAGCAATGCGGTTTGGTCCTACACGAACGGCTATATGGTGACGGACAGCGGGACAACCAATACCGTCCTGGAAGGCGGCGCGATCATTGATTGGGTAACCGAGGATACGGATACCGCCCGCAGTTACCTGGGAACGATCCATTCCAACTGGCTGGGGAAATCCTGGACGGCCCATATCGGCATGGAAGCGCCGAATGCCGAAAAGCCCTACTATTTCTTTGGCCTGGGCAACCCGCAGCCTAACGAGGCGGGGAACAGATACCATGAACCGAGGAATGCCGACACGGTATACCTCAAGTTCCAGACCGGCAATAGAAACTCGAAGGTGGGCGTCTTTAATGATAATGGAACCACATTATATGACACGGGGGCCTGGCGCGGCGATCCGGGTTATGACCTCTGGATGACCTACAACCATATCAACAAAACCATCCAGTTCGATCTCGATGACTGGAACGGCGGCCGCTACAGCGATATCGATCTCTCCACGCCGGAGATTTCCATTGATGGCCAGTTTTCGGATACCAACGTGGTGCATATTTTCTTCGGCTCCAACGCCAAGGTGTGCTTCCGCGATTTCGATGTGGTCGAAATCGATGCCGAAACACCTCCGGCGATTCCCCAGAACGTCTATACCGTCATCAGTAATATGGCGGTGGAGGTGAAATGGGAAGCAGCCGGCGGTGCTGATTCATATGACGTGAAGCGCACGACGGACAGTGGATCCAACTATGTGACGCTCGCCACGGGCGTGACCGACCTAAGCTATGTGGATGCGACGGTGGAAACCAACGAACTCTACCACTATGTGGTTTCTGCAACCAACCAGTTCGGGGCCAGCGATCTTTCCGCAGAAGCGACAGGTAAAGGGCTCCCTTATGACATTATCGGCCCACCTTCTTCGTATGGTGAAGGCAGTGCATTGGATATGGATAACCTGTTCGACGGCGACCCCGCTGTCTTTGCAGACACCACGGTGGCCGGCAGCTGGGCCGGCCTGGATCTCGGCTCTGCCCAGCAGGTGGTTCAGATCGACTATGTGTTGAGGAACTGGAACCCCCATGCGGTCAACAACGGTACCAATGGCACGTTCGAGGGATCCAATGATCCGGACTTCCTCACCGGAGTCGAAATCCTGCACACGATACCGACGAACGTTGCAACCTACCCGACGGTCAACTCGATCACCATTACCAACGCGTCGTCCTTCCGGTATGTCCGCGCTAAGGGCCGTACCGCCAATCCCGATGCCAAACCGCTGTATTTCCTGGCTGAAATAGACTTCATTACTTCCGAAAACATCCAGTCCACCACGAACGGCACGCTGTACAGCTGGTTGGATTCGTTCTATGATGTCGACACCCTGTTTGGCGGCGACTACGAGGCCGCCGACCTTTCGGATACGGACCTGGACGGTCACCTGGCCTGGGAGGAACACATTGCCGGAACCATCCCGACCGATTCCAGCTCGGTGCTCAAAGTCACGTCGGTCACTTCCGATGGTGGCGACTATGTCATTAC
- a CDS encoding DUF6250 domain-containing protein yields MGNRKPVRSGGVTGFSMFCIAWSRRFACLAGGLVAMGVCEASEPLVLGYGKEAFTVGNELYATEFADPENWVVQVADVDSPTKERVTFEAGMLDLYMPDRGCTAWLNKPFKGPITIVYNVRCPLETEKDDGILATDINNFWHCSDPRNFDAVLTTTQTHYHGGFLGYHEMRGYYACTGGGRNRTTRFRRYPRWKDGKDIPHIAVNANDGKKEFLIEPGTWHTIQLVYCDGLLQYIKDGLVVYEFKEGDAITVETRDKDNRRQKHEETYTLDKFPAYDEGYFGFRMVGSHHQYKNLKIYELVPE; encoded by the coding sequence ATGGGAAATAGGAAACCGGTTCGGAGCGGCGGGGTCACTGGCTTTAGCATGTTTTGCATTGCGTGGAGCAGGCGTTTCGCCTGCCTCGCCGGGGGGCTCGTCGCCATGGGTGTTTGCGAAGCATCGGAACCCTTGGTGCTGGGCTATGGTAAAGAGGCGTTCACGGTCGGGAATGAATTGTATGCGACGGAGTTTGCCGACCCGGAAAACTGGGTGGTCCAGGTTGCGGACGTGGATTCCCCGACGAAGGAGCGCGTAACGTTCGAAGCAGGCATGTTGGATTTGTACATGCCGGACCGGGGTTGCACGGCGTGGTTGAACAAACCGTTCAAGGGGCCGATCACGATCGTCTACAACGTGCGCTGTCCTCTGGAGACGGAGAAGGATGACGGAATCCTTGCAACGGACATCAATAATTTCTGGCACTGCTCCGATCCCCGGAACTTCGATGCCGTTCTCACTACCACCCAAACGCACTACCACGGTGGTTTCCTGGGCTATCACGAGATGCGCGGCTACTATGCCTGCACCGGCGGTGGCCGCAACCGGACCACGCGCTTCCGGCGCTATCCGCGCTGGAAGGACGGCAAGGACATCCCGCACATCGCGGTGAACGCGAACGACGGAAAGAAGGAGTTCCTGATCGAACCCGGCACGTGGCACACGATCCAGTTGGTCTATTGCGATGGGTTGCTTCAGTACATCAAGGATGGTCTTGTGGTGTATGAATTCAAGGAAGGCGATGCCATTACCGTTGAAACGCGCGACAAGGATAACCGGCGGCAGAAGCACGAGGAAACCTACACGCTGGATAAATTTCCGGCCTACGACGAGGGTTATTTCGGCTTCCGGATGGTGGGTTCGCACCATCAATATAAGAATTTGAAGATTTACGAGCTGGTACCTGAATAA